A genomic segment from Myxococcota bacterium encodes:
- a CDS encoding PEP-CTERM sorting domain-containing protein (PEP-CTERM proteins occur, often in large numbers, in the proteomes of bacteria that also encode an exosortase, a predicted intramembrane cysteine proteinase. The presence of a PEP-CTERM domain at a protein's C-terminus predicts cleavage within the sorting domain, followed by covalent anchoring to some some component of the (usually Gram-negative) cell surface. Many PEP-CTERM proteins exhibit an unusual sequence composition that includes large numbers of potential glycosylation sites. Expression of one such protein has been shown restore the ability of a bacterium to form floc, a type of biofilm.) yields MKAKIFLATIASLTLAGSAQATLIAGWDFSQYAAGGFLSTNGINAVATLDANYSDLDPTFNAGAESAAYGTMYMDGTYGSTDVTPLLDTFAETFQPFDGSLSSGLTTPFPIPFDSHTVLASEGQTFQNFLSLAPNFGEQGSVVFEAALGSLLGDTWSLSFGGLAFGGTGASQALVEVAFDGGAYSSVGNANLTGVDTLFSFNLGATAANSVQVRLSLDSTSTISMIDNVAISAGNVVPEPGTGLLVTSGLLGLAAMGRRRN; encoded by the coding sequence ATGAAGGCCAAGATCTTCCTCGCAACGATCGCCTCGCTGACGCTCGCAGGGTCCGCGCAGGCGACGCTGATCGCGGGCTGGGACTTCTCCCAGTACGCGGCCGGCGGCTTCCTCTCGACGAACGGCATCAACGCGGTCGCCACGCTCGATGCCAACTACTCGGACCTCGACCCGACGTTCAACGCCGGCGCCGAGTCCGCCGCGTACGGCACGATGTACATGGACGGGACCTACGGCTCGACGGACGTGACGCCGCTCCTGGACACGTTCGCCGAGACGTTCCAGCCCTTCGACGGCTCGCTGTCGAGCGGCCTGACCACGCCGTTCCCGATCCCGTTCGACTCGCACACCGTGCTCGCCTCGGAGGGCCAGACCTTCCAGAACTTCCTGAGCCTCGCTCCGAACTTCGGTGAGCAGGGCTCGGTGGTGTTCGAGGCGGCGCTCGGCAGCCTGCTCGGCGACACCTGGAGCCTCAGCTTCGGCGGTCTCGCCTTCGGCGGCACGGGCGCGTCGCAGGCCCTCGTCGAGGTCGCCTTCGACGGCGGTGCGTACTCGTCGGTCGGCAACGCGAACCTGACGGGCGTCGACACGCTCTTCTCGTTCAACCTCGGCGCGACGGCGGCCAACTCGGTCCAGGTCCGCCTCTCGCTCGACTCGACGTCGACGATCTCGATGATCGACAACGTCGCGATCAGCGCGGGCAACGTGGTTCCGGAGCCGGGCACGGGCCTCCTCGTGACCTCGGGCCTCCTCGGCCTCGCCGCCATGGGCCGCCGCCGCAACTAA
- a CDS encoding diguanylate cyclase, translating to MTLEHLGAALLLGIVGWLLGRAQASSRSQLEVERLRRDARQLEGACERHRVASEELRERLAEAQDTTAQLEHSLLELPEIAQRLSATRNLREIPGSALDLVEEIYVPAYCVFYRMNDGGLVAVAVRGQSPYPVGHRVKVREGVVGWSAIRQMAITGFEFESLELPHDPVYGSPPFSLCLPVVDGQRTLGVILVGPTERELPRGREIGRTIALITAVTIAHTQTLKQQEQLAKTDGLTGLLNRTHLLKQLGDMIGQPHANPRISLFLFDVDHFKHYNDANGHLAGDDLLRRLAALLKDNIREGELVGRYGGEEFLMVLPGVVGDDAYMAADRVRKLIEEHSFDHKQSQPLGDVTVSGGVATWPIHGATTEEVLHCADLALYEAKRAGRNRVRAYSRAACDPEADGPFGESL from the coding sequence GTGACGCTGGAGCACCTCGGTGCCGCCCTCCTGCTCGGCATCGTCGGTTGGCTGCTCGGGCGCGCACAGGCCTCCAGCCGCTCGCAGCTCGAGGTCGAGCGTCTGCGCCGCGATGCGCGCCAGCTCGAAGGCGCGTGCGAGCGGCACCGCGTCGCGAGCGAGGAGCTGCGCGAGCGCCTCGCCGAGGCGCAGGACACCACCGCGCAGCTCGAGCACTCGCTGCTCGAGCTCCCGGAGATCGCCCAGCGGCTCTCGGCGACGCGCAACCTGCGCGAGATCCCCGGCTCGGCCCTCGACCTCGTCGAGGAGATCTACGTCCCCGCCTACTGTGTCTTCTATCGCATGAACGACGGTGGCCTCGTCGCCGTCGCCGTGCGCGGGCAGAGCCCGTACCCGGTCGGCCACCGCGTGAAGGTGCGCGAAGGCGTCGTCGGGTGGTCGGCGATCCGCCAGATGGCGATCACCGGCTTCGAGTTCGAGTCGCTCGAGCTCCCGCACGACCCCGTCTACGGCTCGCCCCCGTTCTCGCTGTGCCTGCCCGTCGTCGACGGCCAGCGCACGCTCGGCGTGATCCTCGTCGGCCCGACGGAGCGCGAGCTCCCGCGCGGCCGCGAGATCGGCCGCACCATCGCACTCATCACGGCCGTCACGATCGCGCACACGCAGACGCTCAAGCAGCAGGAGCAGCTCGCGAAGACGGACGGCCTGACGGGGCTGCTCAACCGCACGCACCTGCTGAAGCAGCTCGGCGACATGATCGGTCAGCCGCACGCGAACCCGCGCATCTCGCTCTTCCTGTTCGACGTCGACCACTTCAAGCACTACAACGACGCGAACGGGCACCTCGCCGGCGACGACCTGCTCCGGCGGCTCGCCGCGCTCCTGAAGGACAACATCCGCGAGGGCGAGCTCGTCGGGCGCTACGGGGGCGAGGAGTTCCTGATGGTGCTCCCGGGCGTCGTCGGCGACGACGCCTACATGGCGGCCGACCGCGTTCGGAAGCTCATCGAGGAGCACTCGTTCGACCACAAGCAGAGCCAGCCGCTCGGCGACGTCACCGTGAGCGGCGGCGTGGCGACCTGGCCGATCCACGGGGCGACGACCGAGGAGGTGCTCCACTGCGCCGACCTCGCGCTCTACGAGGCGAAGCGGGCGGGGCGCAACCGCGTGCGCGCCTACTCGCGCGCGGCCTGCGACCCCGAGGCCGACGGCCCGTTCGGCGAGAGCCTCTAG
- a CDS encoding PilZ domain-containing protein: protein MRLVHRHCVLVSDDAECALGHMALRLSRIGLDPIYTNDADEAVLLAAQEAGRLGAIAFPVARPIDELDRMIKSVATRASITPDAMVPVGPRPADAAALVALRERGIRWAVWEPFDDSDLRFVLSAVLTRRADSDLRLEPRVPAHGMRAKLYKGRLARDVAVIDISVGGAFLATDKPMPEDAQVSLELTIGARTMPIRSRVRWVRREPDGDRWDLSTGMGVEFEDVRPEVAAELRRFVQTRTADYVVTTARTIG, encoded by the coding sequence ATGCGCCTGGTCCACCGCCACTGCGTGCTCGTGTCCGACGACGCCGAATGCGCGCTCGGACACATGGCGCTGCGGCTCTCGCGGATCGGGCTCGACCCCATCTATACGAACGACGCGGACGAGGCCGTCCTGCTCGCGGCCCAGGAGGCGGGGCGGCTCGGCGCGATCGCCTTCCCCGTCGCGCGGCCGATCGACGAGCTCGACCGCATGATCAAGAGCGTCGCGACGCGCGCGTCGATCACGCCCGACGCGATGGTGCCGGTCGGCCCGCGGCCCGCCGACGCGGCGGCGCTCGTGGCGCTGCGCGAGCGCGGCATCCGCTGGGCCGTCTGGGAGCCGTTCGACGACTCCGACCTCCGCTTCGTGCTCTCCGCGGTGCTGACGCGCCGCGCCGACTCCGACCTGCGCCTCGAGCCGCGCGTCCCCGCGCACGGCATGCGCGCGAAGCTCTACAAGGGACGCCTCGCGCGCGACGTCGCGGTGATCGACATCTCGGTCGGCGGCGCCTTCCTCGCCACCGACAAGCCGATGCCCGAAGACGCGCAGGTCTCGCTCGAGCTCACGATCGGCGCGCGCACGATGCCCATCCGCTCGCGCGTCCGCTGGGTGCGTCGCGAGCCCGACGGCGACCGGTGGGACCTCTCGACCGGCATGGGCGTCGAGTTCGAGGACGTGCGCCCGGAGGTGGCGGCCGAGCTCCGCCGCTTCGTCCAGACGCGGACGGCCGACTACGTCGTGACGACGGCGCGCACGATCGGCTGA
- a CDS encoding thioesterase family protein, with amino-acid sequence MDVADLVRAESLGAEDGATPPAVFLRDGDAFVATALAGGPWSPDAQHGGAVCGLLGRSLEVCPTPVPMRIVRVTFELMRPVPLAALRVATEVLRSGKRTQLARASLLHGEVEVARGTALWLRVATGLGLEGAPNLAEEEPLPFPPGRGASPLIRVPNLPGYLRAVDFVRADGEPTGRGPSTVWIRSRVPLVEGEPLTPFARLAAACDFTSGVANALDFARFVSINPDVTLHVERAPQGEWIAVHGTTSVRTDGTGFSHARLFDERGRVATASASLFVDAR; translated from the coding sequence GTGGACGTCGCCGATCTGGTACGCGCCGAGTCGTTAGGCGCGGAAGACGGGGCGACACCGCCGGCCGTCTTCCTGCGCGACGGCGACGCCTTCGTCGCCACCGCGCTCGCGGGCGGCCCGTGGAGCCCCGACGCACAGCACGGCGGCGCCGTCTGCGGCCTGCTCGGGCGCTCGCTCGAGGTCTGCCCGACGCCCGTGCCGATGCGGATCGTCCGCGTCACGTTCGAGCTGATGCGGCCGGTCCCGCTGGCCGCGCTGCGCGTGGCGACCGAGGTGCTGCGCAGCGGCAAGCGGACGCAGCTCGCGCGCGCGTCCCTGCTGCACGGCGAGGTCGAGGTCGCGCGCGGCACCGCGCTCTGGCTGCGCGTCGCGACCGGCCTCGGCCTCGAAGGCGCGCCGAACCTCGCCGAGGAGGAGCCCCTGCCCTTCCCGCCCGGCCGCGGCGCGTCGCCGCTCATCCGCGTGCCGAACCTGCCCGGCTACCTGCGCGCCGTCGACTTCGTGCGCGCGGACGGCGAGCCGACCGGGCGCGGCCCGAGCACCGTGTGGATCCGCAGCCGCGTCCCGCTCGTGGAGGGCGAGCCGCTCACGCCGTTCGCGCGGCTCGCCGCCGCGTGCGACTTCACGAGCGGCGTCGCGAACGCGCTCGACTTCGCGCGCTTCGTCTCGATCAACCCCGACGTGACGCTGCACGTCGAGCGCGCGCCGCAGGGCGAGTGGATCGCCGTGCACGGCACGACGTCGGTGCGGACCGACGGCACGGGATTCTCGCACGCGCGGCTCTTCGACGAGCGCGGGCGCGTCGCGACCGCGTCGGCCTCGCTCTTCGTCGACGCTCGCTAG